One genomic window of Quercus robur chromosome 6, dhQueRobu3.1, whole genome shotgun sequence includes the following:
- the LOC126688598 gene encoding metalloendoproteinase 2-MMP-like, which yields MAYNKAFSLFSFTLLLLLLPLHSHATSRNIHDKKSLPFEFLKHLQGCHKGEQVKGIHNLKAYLENFGYLSYNHSKNHTHTNDDDFDELLESAIKTYQLNYHLNATGTLDAKTVSTMMMPRCGVADISNGTNWMRSGKKKHHHRHGSLHTVSHYTFFQGNPKWPSSKYHLTYGFLPGTPTEAMGPVAKAFETWAANTHFKFSRAQDHTNANIKVSFHRRDHGDGHAFDGAGGILAHAWAPTDGRFHYDADEQWSVGAAPNAFDLETVALHEIGHLLGLDHSSVEGAIMWPNIRPGVTQGLHRDDIDGIKALYNF from the coding sequence ATGGCTTATAATAAAGCTTTTTCTCTGTTTTCATTcactctcctcctcctcctccttcctcTCCACTCGCATGCAACTTCACGAAACATCCATGACAAAAAATCATTACCCTTTGAGTTTCTCAAACATCTTCAGGGATGTCACAAGGGAGAACAGGTCAAAGGCATCCATAACCTCAAAGCCTACCTCGAAAATTTTGGTTATTTGAGCTATAACCATTCCAAAAATCACACTCATACCAATGATGATGATTTCGATGAACTCTTGGAATCTGCCATTAAAACATACCAACTAAACTACCATCTCAATGCCACTGGAACTTTGGATGCCAAAACAGTATCAACAATGATGATGCCTCGTTGTGGGGTGGCAGATATCTCCAATGGTACGAATTGGATGCGCTCAGGCAAGAAGAAACATCATCACCGCCATGGCTCTTTACATACCGTCTCTCACTATACTTTCTTCCAAGGAAATCCCAAGTGGCCATCTTCTAAGTACCATCTCACCTATGGATTTCTTCCTGGCACTCCAACTGAAGCAATGGGTCCCGTCGCAAAAGCTTTCGAAACATGGGCTGCCAACACACACTTCAAGTTCTCAAGAGCTCAGGACCACACAAATGCAAATATCAAAGTTAGTTTCCACAGGAGGGATCATGGAGATGGGCACGCTTTTGATGGAGCTGGTGGAATCTTAGCACATGCTTGGGCGCCAACTGATGGGAGATTCCATTATGATGCAGATGAGCAGTGGAGTGTTGGAGCTGCCCCAAATGCGTTTGACTTGGAGACTGTTGCATTGCATGAAATTGGGCATCTTCTTGGACTCGATCATAGCTCTGTTGAAGGGGCCATCATGTGGCCTAACATACGTCCAGGAGTGACCCAAGGTTTGCATAGGGACGATATTGATGGCATTAAAgccttatataatttttga